The following are encoded in a window of Streptomyces sp. SAT1 genomic DNA:
- a CDS encoding anti-sigma factor family protein, which yields MSGSRSNPAARGLAEQHLGDRLSALVDGELGHETRERVLAHVATCPKCKAEVDAQRRLKNVFAESAPPPPSESFLARLQGLPGGDPGSGSPLGGAGFPGGFPAFPADSGHSGDTGMFGARRGEQFPFGYGPAGPYPGEPAPERSEGFRIHHVNRPDNERSASRGRRFAFVAAGAVSLAAVALGGVTTGAAGDTAAETRGGAGAGSNVTPARPAGTGIATASEASRRRNTAGALPVQRSTGTAPLAPTSLSAPLLPGVPTPAAAPAADAAARPLPPTPVVAAGAALMSPLIRPLGTRPLISLTWSADPQLTTAGLLTAPSPGPTPEPPSAATSHLAP from the coding sequence CCTGGTGGACGGAGAGCTCGGTCATGAGACGCGCGAGCGCGTCCTGGCGCACGTGGCCACCTGCCCGAAGTGCAAGGCGGAGGTCGACGCACAGCGCCGCCTGAAGAACGTCTTCGCGGAGTCGGCCCCGCCGCCGCCCTCCGAGAGCTTCCTGGCCCGCCTCCAGGGGCTGCCCGGCGGCGACCCCGGCTCCGGCTCACCGCTGGGCGGTGCGGGGTTCCCGGGCGGCTTCCCGGCGTTCCCCGCGGACTCCGGGCACTCCGGGGACACCGGCATGTTCGGCGCCCGGCGCGGCGAGCAGTTCCCGTTCGGGTACGGCCCGGCCGGACCGTATCCGGGCGAGCCCGCGCCGGAGCGGTCGGAAGGCTTCCGGATCCATCACGTCAACCGCCCCGACAACGAGCGGTCGGCCTCGCGCGGGCGCCGGTTCGCGTTCGTCGCCGCCGGTGCGGTGTCGCTGGCCGCGGTCGCCCTCGGCGGTGTCACCACCGGCGCGGCGGGCGACACGGCGGCGGAGACCCGCGGCGGCGCGGGAGCGGGCAGCAATGTCACCCCGGCGCGCCCGGCGGGCACGGGCATCGCCACGGCGTCCGAGGCGTCCCGGCGCCGGAACACGGCCGGGGCCCTGCCCGTGCAGCGCTCGACCGGCACGGCACCACTGGCGCCGACCTCGCTGTCCGCGCCGCTGCTGCCCGGCGTGCCCACGCCGGCCGCCGCACCGGCGGCGGACGCGGCGGCGCGCCCGCTGCCGCCGACACCGGTGGTCGCCGCCGGGGCCGCGCTGATGTCCCCGCTGATACGCCCGCTCGGCACCCGGCCGCTGATCTCCCTGACGTGGTCGGCGGACCCACAGCTCACGACAGCCGGTCTCCTCACCGCGCCCTCCCCCGGCCCGACGCCCGAACCGCCGTCGGCCGCCACCTCCCATCTGGCGCCCTGA
- a CDS encoding trypsin-like peptidase domain-containing protein, with protein MCVPGPGSAPGAASAPAVAPGPGYGSLSAPGHLSADGSASASAGPVAAALDAERRPVHAPDPYGTPPYGQPGPWAPAPPFQHPAVAPSPADPLGPPAAALAPSAPTPTASGEQPMAPGGAPAAAAPAPLGAHGGGAPAPGSEDHSPTPAPPSPDLPSLAPAFPPPPPHAPAHLPDPAAPADPWQRYDPWAARPLAGPLQESGAGVVGAEQRRRRVRRALVGGAVALALGAGGIGGVVGAYLERNGGIGTVTLPQAGKEPADRAPDSVAGIAARALPSVVTLHVSGSDEQGTGTGFVLDGRGHILTNNHVVGPAAAGGDISVTFSGGQTARGTIVGRDTGYDLAVVQVRGVRGLTPMPLGNSDNVRVGDPVVAIGAPFDLAGTVTSGIISAKERPITAGGEKGDGSDVSYVDALQTDAPINPGNSGGPLLDSRGRVVGINSAIRSADAGSDPQPGQAGSIGLGFAIPVNQAKRVAEELINTGRASHPVIGVTLDMAYEGDGAKVGERASGGGSPVTPGGPGAAAGIRAGDVVTAVDGVRVHSGEELIVRTRAHRPGDRLELTVERGGKQRRISLVLGSSDSG; from the coding sequence ATGTGCGTGCCCGGTCCCGGGTCTGCGCCGGGAGCCGCGTCCGCTCCCGCTGTCGCCCCTGGTCCCGGGTACGGCTCCCTGTCCGCTCCCGGGCACCTCTCCGCCGACGGTTCGGCGTCCGCCTCCGCCGGGCCCGTGGCGGCGGCGCTCGACGCCGAGCGCAGGCCGGTGCACGCACCCGACCCCTACGGCACCCCGCCCTACGGCCAACCCGGACCCTGGGCCCCCGCGCCCCCGTTCCAGCACCCCGCCGTGGCACCGTCCCCCGCCGACCCGCTCGGCCCCCCGGCAGCGGCACTCGCACCGTCCGCGCCCACGCCCACGGCGTCCGGTGAGCAGCCCATGGCGCCCGGCGGCGCACCGGCCGCAGCCGCCCCGGCACCCCTGGGAGCCCACGGCGGCGGCGCCCCCGCGCCCGGCAGCGAGGACCACTCACCGACCCCGGCCCCGCCATCCCCGGACCTGCCATCCCTGGCCCCGGCGTTCCCGCCGCCGCCCCCGCACGCCCCCGCGCACCTCCCTGACCCCGCCGCCCCCGCGGACCCCTGGCAGCGTTACGACCCCTGGGCCGCGCGGCCGCTCGCCGGGCCGCTCCAGGAGAGCGGGGCCGGGGTCGTCGGCGCGGAGCAGCGGCGCAGGCGGGTCCGGCGGGCGCTGGTCGGCGGGGCCGTGGCGCTGGCGCTCGGGGCCGGCGGGATCGGCGGAGTCGTGGGGGCGTATCTGGAACGCAACGGCGGCATCGGGACCGTGACGCTGCCGCAGGCCGGGAAGGAGCCCGCCGACCGCGCCCCGGACAGCGTCGCCGGGATCGCCGCCCGCGCCCTGCCCAGCGTCGTGACACTGCACGTGTCCGGCTCGGACGAGCAGGGCACCGGCACCGGCTTCGTGCTCGACGGCCGCGGCCACATCCTCACCAACAACCACGTCGTCGGGCCCGCGGCCGCCGGCGGCGACATATCGGTGACCTTCAGCGGCGGCCAGACCGCGCGCGGCACGATCGTCGGCCGCGACACCGGCTACGACCTCGCCGTGGTGCAGGTGCGCGGCGTGCGCGGGCTGACCCCGATGCCGCTGGGCAACTCCGACAACGTGCGGGTGGGCGACCCGGTCGTCGCGATCGGCGCCCCGTTCGACCTGGCCGGCACGGTCACCTCCGGCATCATCAGCGCCAAGGAGCGGCCCATCACGGCCGGCGGCGAGAAGGGCGACGGGAGCGACGTGTCGTACGTCGACGCGCTCCAGACCGACGCGCCCATCAACCCCGGCAACTCCGGCGGCCCGCTGCTGGACTCCCGGGGCCGGGTGGTGGGCATCAATTCGGCCATTCGCTCCGCCGACGCCGGGTCCGATCCGCAGCCGGGCCAGGCCGGATCCATCGGCCTCGGCTTCGCCATACCGGTCAACCAGGCCAAGCGGGTGGCCGAGGAACTGATCAACACCGGCCGGGCCAGCCACCCGGTGATCGGCGTCACGCTGGACATGGCCTACGAGGGCGACGGCGCCAAGGTCGGCGAGCGGGCGAGCGGCGGCGGTTCCCCGGTCACCCCGGGCGGTCCCGGCGCCGCGGCGGGCATCAGGGCCGGTGACGTCGTCACCGCGGTGGACGGCGTGCGCGTCCACTCGGGTGAGGAACTGATCGTCCGCACACGCGCCCACCGCCCCGGCGACCGGCTGGAGCTGACCGTCGAGCGGGGCGGCAAGCAGCGCAGGATCTCCCTGGTGCTCGGCTCCTCGGACAGCGGGTGA